The genomic window CATAACAATCGCAATGGCTGATGTGACTTCCCACGCCATAACTTCCATACCAGCGACATAACTTTGTCCATTTTGACCGACAATTTGCTCTGTTGATAAATTCGTCATAATAATCGAACCTGCAATAGGTAGGGCAGTCAAACTTCGACCACCCATAAAGAATCCTTCTGCTCCATCAACATTGACACCACGTGATCGCTTAAACGCAAACAACCACACACAACTAATAATAACAACAAAACTTAAAATAGAAAATAGATTCATGACCGTCTCCCTTTATTACAGTTTCGTAACTGAATTGATGTATTCACGAGCATTTTTTGCATAAATAAATGGATTAGCTTTTGCTGGATCTTGTTCTGCTTCAACAACTATCCAACCTTCGTATCCATCTTTTTCAATTTCTTGCCAAATTGGTGTAAAATCAATCATGCCATCTCCTGGTACAGTGAATACGCCTTCTTTAACACCTTTTAAGAAACTAAATGAGTTTGTTTTGACTTCTTCCATTTTTTCTTTACGGATATCTTTAAAGTGAATATGTTTAATACGGTCTTTGTGTGTTTGATACACTTCAATTGGATCTTCGCCTGAGAAAACTAAGTGACCCGTATCATATAATAGTGATACTTTTTTAGGATCTGTTTCAGCCATCAAACGATTAATTTCATCAGTTGTTTGAACACCTGTCCCCATATGGTGGTGGTAAACAATAGACATGTCTCTTTCATTTGCCAACTCACCTAATTTTTCTAATCCATCTGTTAATTTTTTCCACTCTTCTTCACTGAATTTAGGTTTTTTATCAAAAACAGGTGTCTCCATTTGACCTTGTACACTATGTCCTTGTTCTGATACAACGATGACTTTTGCTCCCATTGCATGTAAAAAGTCACGATGTAATATAAAGTCTTCTTTTGTCTCTTCAAATGGTTTCGTTGTTAAAAAGGCACTAAACCATGCACTAGCTACTGATAATCCACGTGGTTCTAAGTAGCTTTTTAATTCTTCTGGATTTTTCGGATATCTGTTTCCAATTTCTGTTCCTGTGTACCCTGCTAATGCCATTTCACTGACACATTGTTCAAACGTATTTTCTTTACCTAATTCTGGCATATCATCATTTGTCCAAGCTATTGGTGCAATCCCTAACTTAATTGTCATAGTATCCTCCTGGCTCAAAAAGAGCGCTTTCTTTATTTTTAAAAGAAATATAGCTAACACCTTTTTTAGCTAGCTATATTCCCCAACCTTAATACTTCCACGCTTTTTCTAACTTTTGTTCTCGTTGTTTCCATGCTTGTGTCACATTAGGATTATCTGATACTTCTGATACCCCAACATTCCACCAACCACCATATCCATCAGTCATTGTTTTTGGTAATACTTTAATGTCAATCAATGTTGATACTGTTTGTTTTTTCGCATCTTCTAGTGCGGCAACAAGTTCTTCACGTGTGGCAACACGATACACTTTTGCCCCGTATCCTTTTGCAACCATCGCATAATCAATTGCCATAATCTGATTATCAACATCACGTAATTCACAGTTGAAACTTCCACCGCCATTAGACATTTGCAAATTATTGATACAGCCATATCCAGCGTTATCAAACAAACACACATTAATTTTTTGTTTGTACTGAAGTGCTGTCACAAGTTCTGTATGTAACATCAAGAAACTACCATCACCTAATACGGCATAGACTTCTTGATTTGGGTTAGCTAATTTTGCTCCTAACGCTCCTGCTACTTCATACCCCATACATGAATACCCATACTCTAAATGATATGTATTGACTGTGTCCGTTTCCCATAAACGTTGGACATCACCTGGTAAAGATCCTGCTGAAGCAACGACAATACTGTCATCTGATACTGTATCATTTAACGTGATGAGTGCATTAGTTTGAGTAAATTCAGTTTGCAGCACATCAGCATAGTCATTCATGATTTCTTGTGAAAAATGATCGGCAATTTCTGCTTTAAATGTTTCTCTATTAAAGACAATATTATGTAAACGTTGGCGTTCTTCTTGCCATTCTTTTTGCCATTCTTCTAACTCATGACCATAACTGGCTTTATAATTACCAAGATGTTGACTAAACCATTCTAAACTAGCCTTCGCATCACCCACTACTTGTAAGGCATCAAATTTATAAGCTTGTACTCTGCTCACATTGATATTAATAAATCGTGTTTTATCATAATCAAATGCTGTCTTTGATGACGTGGTAAAATCGGTATAACGAGTGCCAATTCCTATCACTAAATCAGCAGACTCAATCGCTTTATTAGCAGCTGATGTCCCTAAGATACCTGTACCACCTAAGTTATAAGCAAAACTATTTGGAATAGTTGACTTACCTGCATGTGTTTCAACTAATGGGATATTATGTTGCGTTGCAATCTGTTGGATTACCTCGCCAGCACCAGAATATCTCGCACCACCACCCACAATCATCACTGGACGTTTGCTTTCTTTGATTCTATCTAGTGCGTCATTCAAGGCTCTTTCAACAGGACTTGTACGATCTAAATAGTGAACACGTTTTTTAAAGAATGATGTATCAAAATCAAATGCTTCCCCTTCAGTATCTTGCGGTAAACAAATCGTTGCTGGTCCAGCTGTTGCCGGATTTGTCATCACTTCAAATGCTCGAATTAACGCTGACATCAACTGTTCAGGACGCGTCACACGATCCCAATATCGTGATACCGCTTTAAACGCATCATTTGTTGTTAGTGAAATACTTGATTCATGCTCTAGTTGTTGCAACACAGGATCTGGTTGACGTGTCGCAAAGGTATCTGCTGGTAAAAATAAAACAGGAATATTATTTGCATGTGCTGTCGCTGCTGCTGTAATCATGTTTGCTGACCCGGGCCCAGCTGAGGCTGTTACAGCATAAATTTTTTGTCGTTTCATTTGTTTGGCATAGGCAATCGCAGCATGCGCCATTCCTTGTTCATTTTTACCTTGCATTACGTTTAAATGCCCTGGATTTTCCTCTAAAGCATGACCTAGACCTAAGACATTCCCGTGACCAAAAATATTAAATACTCCCTCAACAAAAGGTGTTTCTACACCATCAACATAGATATATTGTTGATTTAAAAACTTAACTAATGCTTGTGCTGTTGTTAATCGAATTGTTTCTCTCATTAGCTTACTTCCTTTTAGTTTGATTGTTCTTCCATTAACGCTTCAATTTGTTCCACTGTTGGCATGGCTTCAGATGAGCTATGCTTGCTAACTACAATCGCTGCTGAGGCACTGCCATATTGCAATGCTTCTTGAATTGTTTTTCCTTTAGTTAAAGCATATAAAAAGGCTGCGGCATAAGAGTCCCCTGCGCCAAATGTTTTTAATACATTTGATTTATACGCTTTACCACGGAATGTTTCGCCCTCTTTTGTATAAGCATATGACCCTTCCACACCATGTTTAATCACAATTAATTCAGGTGCATGTTGGAATAAATACGCTACAGTGTTGTCGTTATTTCCTTCTGTTACGTTTTCCAACATATTAAATTCATCACGTGTTCCGATCACCACATCAGATTGCTCTGCAACGACTGAGTAGTAAACAGATACTTCTTCCGCGTTTTTCCATGTGTAAGGACGATAGTCTAATTCAAACACCACTTGAACATTATTTTTTCTCGCTAACGCAACCGACTTCAACACGGCTTCACGGCTAGGACTTTGTGCCAAGCCTGTTCCCGATACAACCAACATTTTAGCTTGTTTAATATACTCTTCATTGACTTCACTTGGCTCTAAATATAAGTCAGCCACATCATCCCGATACATTAAAATACTGCATTCTGATGGACTTAGAATTTCGGTAAACGCTAACCCTGCTTTGTGTCCATCTTTATCGATTGCCATTTGACTTGTATCAATTCCAACTTCTGACATGTAATTTGAGATAAATCGACCATGTTGATCATCAGGAATTTTCCCAATAAATCCACAAGATAATCCTAATTTTGAAGCACCAATTGCAATATTCGCTGGAGACCCTCCAACATATTTACTAAATGTTTCTGTCTCTTCCATTGGACGATTATACTCGACTGCATTTAAATCAATACACGCACGACCAACGGCAATTAAATCATAAGTTGTCATAGTTAAACTCCTTTTTATTAATCTCTACTTAAAATCCATTCATGATCTTTGTCATTATGAAATTGCCATTTTTTGATTGGCCCTGCCATAATATTTAAATAATAACCATCGTATCCATCAGGGACTGATACTGGATGATAACCTTTTGGTACTAACACCACATTTTCATGTTCTACAGTCATTGTTTCATCTAACGAACGATCATCGGTATACACTCGTTGGAACACAAATCCATGTTTAGGGTTCATTTCATGATAATAGGTTTCTTCCAAGAATGATTCATGTGGTAAATTATTTTGATCGTGTTTATGAGGGGGATAGCTAGACCAGTTACCACTATCTGTATACACTTCCACCACAATCAATTTATCTGAAATGGGACTTTGATCGTCCATAATATTGTGAACAGTACGTTTATTTTGATATTTACCACGATGTTCTACTGTATTATCTGAAGCTTTAATTAAAGTCGTTGGTAACTCTTTTTTACTTGGGGCATAAGCTATCAACACTCTCGCATTACTAGTTGTCGTAATGTTGAATACTTTCCCACTTGAGACATAGACACTATCCGTTGGTACTCGGTCAAACACGTCCTGACGGTTTCCAATTTGTTTAAATGACTCATCGCCAACTGTTACATCAATTTTCCCAGTCATCACGACAATACACGCTTCTAAATCCGTTAATTTTTCTGTATAAATGCCTCCATCAGATAAATTTAGGACACGCATTTCAATATAGCGTAATCCGTCCGCTTCACGCGTCACGTGATGGCATTCCACCACGTGTTCAGATAATTCTTTTTTATAGGGACGTCGCTTTAAATCAACCATGTTATTTCCTCCTTTTACACATCACTACGTGCGTAACGAGCAGTTACCACCTTGTTACGTGTGTAGAAATCAACTCCGGCTTTTCCATTGGCTGGTAACGTTCCGTAGAATGAAGACTTCCAACCTGAGAATGGGAACATCGCCATTGGAGCAGGAACCCCTAAGTTAATTCCTAACATACCAGCGTCAATGTTTTCTCTAAAGTAGCGAATCGCTGAAGCATTATTTGTAAAGAGGCAAGCACCGTTAGCAAACTCTGAGGCATTAGCGATGTTAATCCCTTCTTGTAAATCTTTAATTTTCATAATAGATAATACTGGAGCAAATAATTCGTCTTTCCAGATAGTCATGTCTGTTGTCACACCTTCAAAAATAGTTGGTCCAACAAAGAATCCCGCCTCATCTAGTTGCTCACGACCATCACAGATTAAATTAGCACCTGCTTCAACGCCTTGCTCGATATAGTTTAGTGTACGATCTAAGTTTTCTTGACGAATAACTGGGCCCAAGAACACGCCATCATCTAATCCATTACCCATCTTGATATCTTTTGTGGCTTTTGTTAACTCAACCATGAATTCATCATAAATACCCTCTTCTACAGTTACCACTGCAGCAGCCATACAACGCTCACCCGCTGAACCAAACGCGGCACTTACAATAGCAGGAATACTGTCTTTAAGATTGGCATCATTTAACACAATCGTGTGATTTTTAGCTCCTGTTAGAGATTGAACACGTTTTAAGTTTTTAGATCCTTCAGTATAAACATATTGTCCAACTGGTTGTGACCCAACAAAAGAAATCGCTTTAATATCTGGGTGTTGTAGTAAACCGTTTACAACATCATGTGCACCAAAAACAACATTGAATACTCCTTTAGGTAGACCAGCTTCTTCTAATAAGCTCACCACTTTTTCCATTAACATAGGTGCTTTTTCAGAAGGTTTCAATACTACTGTATTTCCTGTAGCAATCGCCATAGGGAACATCCAAAATGGAACCATCATCGGAAAGTTAAATGGCGTTATTCCACCAACCACTCCGATTGGGTATTTATAAACACTTGCTTCAACATCTGTTGCGATAGAAGATAAATTATCCCCCATCATTAAAGTTGGTGCTCCAGCAGCAAATTCTACGTTTTCAATACCACGTTGAACTTCACCATATGCTTCAGATAAAGCCTTTCCATTTTCTAACGTAACTAATTTTGCTAACTCATCTTTATTTTCAATTAATAATTGATGAAATTTATATAAAATTCTTGCTCGTCTTGGTACAGCGACTTCTTTCCATGTTTGAAATGCTTCATGTGCTACTGTTGCTGCATGGTCTAAATCCTCACGAGTTGATAACGGAACGTCACACATTGCTTCTTTTGTTGCAGGGTTAACTACTGTTTCGTATGTGGTTGTTTGACTATCTACCCACTCACC from Vagococcus martis includes these protein-coding regions:
- the iolE gene encoding myo-inosose-2 dehydratase: MTIKLGIAPIAWTNDDMPELGKENTFEQCVSEMALAGYTGTEIGNRYPKNPEELKSYLEPRGLSVASAWFSAFLTTKPFEETKEDFILHRDFLHAMGAKVIVVSEQGHSVQGQMETPVFDKKPKFSEEEWKKLTDGLEKLGELANERDMSIVYHHHMGTGVQTTDEINRLMAETDPKKVSLLYDTGHLVFSGEDPIEVYQTHKDRIKHIHFKDIRKEKMEEVKTNSFSFLKGVKEGVFTVPGDGMIDFTPIWQEIEKDGYEGWIVVEAEQDPAKANPFIYAKNAREYINSVTKL
- the iolD gene encoding 3D-(3,5/4)-trihydroxycyclohexane-1,2-dione acylhydrolase (decyclizing); this translates as MRETIRLTTAQALVKFLNQQYIYVDGVETPFVEGVFNIFGHGNVLGLGHALEENPGHLNVMQGKNEQGMAHAAIAYAKQMKRQKIYAVTASAGPGSANMITAAATAHANNIPVLFLPADTFATRQPDPVLQQLEHESSISLTTNDAFKAVSRYWDRVTRPEQLMSALIRAFEVMTNPATAGPATICLPQDTEGEAFDFDTSFFKKRVHYLDRTSPVERALNDALDRIKESKRPVMIVGGGARYSGAGEVIQQIATQHNIPLVETHAGKSTIPNSFAYNLGGTGILGTSAANKAIESADLVIGIGTRYTDFTTSSKTAFDYDKTRFININVSRVQAYKFDALQVVGDAKASLEWFSQHLGNYKASYGHELEEWQKEWQEERQRLHNIVFNRETFKAEIADHFSQEIMNDYADVLQTEFTQTNALITLNDTVSDDSIVVASAGSLPGDVQRLWETDTVNTYHLEYGYSCMGYEVAGALGAKLANPNQEVYAVLGDGSFLMLHTELVTALQYKQKINVCLFDNAGYGCINNLQMSNGGGSFNCELRDVDNQIMAIDYAMVAKGYGAKVYRVATREELVAALEDAKKQTVSTLIDIKVLPKTMTDGYGGWWNVGVSEVSDNPNVTQAWKQREQKLEKAWKY
- the iolC gene encoding 5-dehydro-2-deoxygluconokinase; its protein translation is MTTYDLIAVGRACIDLNAVEYNRPMEETETFSKYVGGSPANIAIGASKLGLSCGFIGKIPDDQHGRFISNYMSEVGIDTSQMAIDKDGHKAGLAFTEILSPSECSILMYRDDVADLYLEPSEVNEEYIKQAKMLVVSGTGLAQSPSREAVLKSVALARKNNVQVVFELDYRPYTWKNAEEVSVYYSVVAEQSDVVIGTRDEFNMLENVTEGNNDNTVAYLFQHAPELIVIKHGVEGSYAYTKEGETFRGKAYKSNVLKTFGAGDSYAAAFLYALTKGKTIQEALQYGSASAAIVVSKHSSSEAMPTVEQIEALMEEQSN
- the iolB gene encoding 5-deoxy-glucuronate isomerase, which gives rise to MVDLKRRPYKKELSEHVVECHHVTREADGLRYIEMRVLNLSDGGIYTEKLTDLEACIVVMTGKIDVTVGDESFKQIGNRQDVFDRVPTDSVYVSSGKVFNITTTSNARVLIAYAPSKKELPTTLIKASDNTVEHRGKYQNKRTVHNIMDDQSPISDKLIVVEVYTDSGNWSSYPPHKHDQNNLPHESFLEETYYHEMNPKHGFVFQRVYTDDRSLDETMTVEHENVVLVPKGYHPVSVPDGYDGYYLNIMAGPIKKWQFHNDKDHEWILSRD
- a CDS encoding CoA-acylating methylmalonate-semialdehyde dehydrogenase, translating into MSIRKLKNYINGEWVDSQTTTYETVVNPATKEAMCDVPLSTREDLDHAATVAHEAFQTWKEVAVPRRARILYKFHQLLIENKDELAKLVTLENGKALSEAYGEVQRGIENVEFAAGAPTLMMGDNLSSIATDVEASVYKYPIGVVGGITPFNFPMMVPFWMFPMAIATGNTVVLKPSEKAPMLMEKVVSLLEEAGLPKGVFNVVFGAHDVVNGLLQHPDIKAISFVGSQPVGQYVYTEGSKNLKRVQSLTGAKNHTIVLNDANLKDSIPAIVSAAFGSAGERCMAAAVVTVEEGIYDEFMVELTKATKDIKMGNGLDDGVFLGPVIRQENLDRTLNYIEQGVEAGANLICDGREQLDEAGFFVGPTIFEGVTTDMTIWKDELFAPVLSIMKIKDLQEGINIANASEFANGACLFTNNASAIRYFRENIDAGMLGINLGVPAPMAMFPFSGWKSSFYGTLPANGKAGVDFYTRNKVVTARYARSDV